TGGTGTAGTCGCCACCGGCACATGTGAAGGTGCTGGTCTTGTCGTCGTACGCGTAACTGTATGCGTGCGGGCACGCGCTTTTGAAAATCTGAGAGTATTGAGATGGCTTGCAAGTGTCAGGTGAACCGTACTCGCCGCTGCAACAGTACTGCGGCTGGCCGAACGCCTCGCACGCGCTCTTGCACGCGACTCCTTCAGCTCCGTCGGCGCTGGTGACCTTGAGCTCTGAAGGACAGCGGGTGTTGAGGTCGACAACACAGCCGGTGTTCGTACAGTTGGTCCCAGTGCCGCCATTGGGGACCACCAGCATAGGGAGGTTGTACCCGTCCACGAGGCTGACGTCGAAGAAATCGAGGCCGCCGGCGCCGTCGAGTGTGAACTCAGCGAGAGTGGCTGGCGGGGCGGCACCACTGCCGGAGCATTCTAGCTTTCCAGAGCCGCAATCGCCGGTGAGGCAAGAGAATTTGCCGGCGGAGTCGTGGGAGCAGAGGGTTCGGCCCCAGAAGCGGCCACCCCAGGATGCGGGGGCGGAGATAATTTTCGTTTCGCCCTTTGCGAGGGCGAAGCCGGTGGTCGGAAGAGGTGAGACGCCGGCGTTGGAGAGAATGCCCGGCCACACTGTGTAGTCGCACTTGTTTTGCATTGTGAATGTCCTTGAAACAACTCCTGCACGTTAATTAAACAGAGCAAAATTAGTACACTAGTctacacaaaataaacaaaactggACCCAGAATTGTAAACAAGTTGGGAATTTAAGTGTAAACAAGTTGGGAATTTAAGTGGGATTAGAGATTATTACCTGATGTTAGTAGCCCGAGGATGGTTAGTAGAGAAACCAACAATGATGGTAATCGAGCCATGGATTCAGAGGTGAATGTTTTCGTATggaagctgggttttgcagagaggagagagagagaggagagaggagagaagagagggtGTGTAGGATTTTCTGAAAAAGGTGGGAGGGAAGAgcatttatagaagaaaagggAAGAGGAAAAGCCCTTTACTTTGCGTCTTGCCATTCCTTATTGGAATAGGAAAAGCCCTGTTTTTTTTACTtactgtttttgtttgtttttttttctttccaagaaTCAGTTGgaaaatcaatttaaattgggaatgtttaattttattttgtcagCTAGGAATGTTTAATTAAGAAAGTGAATTTATTAAGACAGACATTGAAAAGGGTAAGTTTTTATCTCATGTCAAAAAGGGTAACTAGTCCAAAAGATTTGATGCTTAAATTTACCATACTTTTCTAAAATGATACATACTCTCTGATTAAAACTTACGTctaatttgtttctttttttctttcaagaaaG
Above is a window of Malus sylvestris chromosome 15, drMalSylv7.2, whole genome shotgun sequence DNA encoding:
- the LOC126603297 gene encoding pathogenesis-related thaumatin-like protein 3.5; the encoded protein is MARLPSLLVSLLTILGLLTSGVVSRTFTMQNKCDYTVWPGILSNAGVSPLPTTGFALAKGETKIISAPASWGGRFWGRTLCSHDSAGKFSCLTGDCGSGKLECSGSGAAPPATLAEFTLDGAGGLDFFDVSLVDGYNLPMLVVPNGGTGTNCTNTGCVVDLNTRCPSELKVTSADGAEGVACKSACEAFGQPQYCCSGEYGSPDTCKPSQYSQIFKSACPHAYSYAYDDKTSTFTCAGGDYTITFCPSPSTSQKASQDSTQPQPTATPSATPTTTSTSPQEINNTMEYEGSYFYPSSAASFHAFETRVTSAVGVVAAIGLLWQLLF